A genomic region of Catalinimonas niigatensis contains the following coding sequences:
- a CDS encoding sugar-binding domain-containing protein: MKIRFLIFCLLAFCWSCNSSKPQDSIDLKGSWAFKIDASDRGEAESWFTQSLEETVELPGSMATNDKGDEVNLQTEWVGGILNPDWYNDPNYAPYMDSSNFRFPFWLQPVKKYTGAAWYQKEVDIPDDWQDKAIILHLERCHWESSVWVDDQKVGSQNSLSTAHRYPLTSYLSPGKHTISIRIDNRIKIDLGENSHSISDHTQSNWNGIVGEIYLESRPKTYFSEVQLFPDASAQSVTVRGKVSAVDAQSTPLNITAQVSGKNFEANLDEQSFEVNSEGAETDFEFTYDLGEEAKLWDEFDPNVYQMKLSIENGDEHAEDFGFRDIAFEERQFVINDRPTYLRGTLECAIFPETGYPSMDVDAWKKIYSTIQAHGLNHVRFHSWCPPKAAFIAADEMGVYLQVEAASWANQSTTLGDGKPVDQFVQEESERIVQAYGNHPSFLMMAYGNEPGGNQYKEFLAEYVNTWKAKDDRRIYTSAAGWPDIAENEFHVLPAPRIQAWGQELKSIINGRPPSTNFDFTDTIPDDGIAVVSHEIGQWCVYPDFKEIERYTGVLKAKNFELFRESLEAHQMGDLAEDFLMASGKLQALCYKADIEAALRTTNQAGFQLLDLHDFPGQGTALVGVLNPFWEEKGYITAEEYSRFSNSTVPLARLDKRIFVEGESMEAKIEIAHFGKEALQNVTPNWTLKDTEGNTIVEGQLDQQNIALGNGIALGNIAHTFEQNNQPRKVVLEVSVDDFSNHWDLWVYPQSSPTIAGEGIRHVAKLDASILNELQSGGKVLLSLGKGKVAADKGGEVGVGFSSIFWNTAWTGNQKPHTLGILCDPEHPALQQFPTEFHSNWQWWDAMSHSDVVNLNELSDDIQPIVRVIDDWVTNRSLGLIFEVKVGEGKLLISGVDLRNQLRQRPEARQMLSSLMAYMESDAFAPTVTLSTAQLLSIQQ; this comes from the coding sequence ATGAAAATCAGATTCCTTATTTTTTGTCTTTTGGCCTTTTGCTGGTCCTGCAACTCCTCTAAACCCCAGGATAGCATAGACCTGAAAGGTAGCTGGGCATTTAAAATAGACGCATCGGACAGAGGAGAAGCAGAAAGCTGGTTTACCCAAAGTCTGGAGGAAACGGTAGAGCTTCCCGGTTCTATGGCTACCAATGACAAAGGTGATGAGGTAAATCTACAGACCGAATGGGTAGGGGGCATCCTCAATCCCGATTGGTACAATGATCCCAATTATGCGCCTTACATGGATTCCAGCAACTTTCGTTTCCCTTTCTGGCTACAGCCTGTCAAGAAATACACCGGCGCAGCCTGGTACCAAAAGGAAGTAGACATCCCGGATGACTGGCAAGACAAAGCAATTATTTTACATCTGGAAAGGTGCCACTGGGAGTCCAGCGTGTGGGTAGATGACCAGAAGGTGGGTTCGCAGAACAGTCTTTCCACTGCCCATCGTTATCCACTGACTTCCTATTTAAGTCCCGGTAAGCATACGATTTCCATCCGGATAGACAACCGCATCAAAATAGACTTGGGAGAAAATTCACACAGCATCTCCGACCATACGCAATCCAACTGGAATGGTATTGTAGGGGAAATCTATCTGGAAAGCAGGCCAAAAACGTATTTTTCAGAGGTGCAATTGTTTCCTGATGCAAGCGCACAATCGGTTACTGTCCGGGGGAAAGTGAGCGCTGTTGATGCACAAAGCACTCCGCTCAACATTACCGCCCAGGTCAGCGGAAAAAACTTTGAGGCCAATTTGGATGAGCAATCTTTTGAAGTGAATAGCGAAGGGGCAGAAACGGACTTTGAGTTTACCTACGATTTGGGTGAGGAAGCAAAACTATGGGATGAATTTGATCCCAATGTGTATCAAATGAAGCTCAGCATAGAAAATGGAGATGAGCATGCAGAAGATTTCGGCTTCAGAGATATTGCGTTTGAAGAACGTCAGTTCGTCATCAACGACAGACCAACTTACCTGAGGGGTACCCTGGAATGTGCCATTTTCCCCGAAACCGGCTATCCGTCTATGGACGTGGATGCATGGAAGAAAATATACAGCACCATACAGGCCCACGGACTGAACCACGTGCGTTTCCATTCCTGGTGTCCGCCCAAAGCTGCTTTTATAGCTGCTGATGAGATGGGTGTTTATCTACAGGTAGAAGCCGCCTCCTGGGCCAACCAAAGTACGACGCTGGGTGATGGCAAGCCGGTAGATCAATTTGTGCAGGAGGAAAGTGAGCGCATCGTTCAGGCCTATGGTAATCATCCTTCTTTTCTGATGATGGCCTACGGCAACGAACCGGGAGGCAATCAGTATAAGGAGTTTCTGGCGGAATATGTCAACACCTGGAAAGCCAAAGACGATCGCCGGATTTACACTTCAGCCGCCGGATGGCCCGACATTGCCGAAAATGAATTTCATGTACTCCCCGCACCACGCATACAGGCCTGGGGACAGGAGCTGAAAAGCATCATCAATGGCAGGCCCCCTTCCACCAACTTTGACTTTACGGATACCATACCCGATGATGGCATCGCTGTGGTTTCGCATGAAATTGGTCAGTGGTGTGTGTATCCTGATTTCAAAGAAATAGAGCGCTATACTGGCGTACTCAAAGCCAAAAACTTTGAACTGTTCAGAGAAAGTCTGGAAGCGCATCAGATGGGTGATCTGGCTGAGGATTTTCTGATGGCTTCGGGTAAATTACAGGCTCTTTGCTATAAAGCAGACATAGAAGCCGCTTTGCGCACCACCAACCAGGCGGGTTTTCAGTTACTTGACCTTCATGATTTTCCCGGCCAGGGTACGGCGCTGGTAGGCGTATTGAATCCCTTCTGGGAAGAAAAAGGCTACATTACCGCCGAAGAATACAGCCGCTTCTCTAATTCCACCGTACCCCTGGCCCGACTAGACAAGCGGATATTTGTAGAAGGAGAAAGCATGGAAGCCAAGATTGAAATTGCGCACTTCGGAAAAGAAGCCCTTCAAAATGTAACGCCCAACTGGACACTCAAAGATACGGAGGGGAACACCATAGTGGAAGGTCAGTTGGATCAGCAAAACATTGCCCTGGGAAATGGAATTGCGCTGGGAAACATTGCACATACTTTTGAGCAAAATAACCAGCCCAGAAAAGTGGTATTGGAAGTAAGTGTGGATGACTTCAGCAATCACTGGGATCTTTGGGTATATCCTCAGTCCTCCCCGACTATTGCCGGAGAAGGCATCAGGCATGTCGCTAAGTTGGATGCCAGCATACTGAACGAACTACAAAGTGGTGGAAAAGTGTTGCTAAGTTTAGGAAAAGGGAAGGTAGCTGCTGACAAAGGAGGAGAAGTAGGCGTAGGTTTTTCCAGTATCTTCTGGAATACTGCCTGGACCGGCAATCAGAAACCGCATACTTTGGGAATTCTTTGCGACCCTGAGCATCCGGCCTTGCAGCAATTTCCTACGGAATTTCATTCCAACTGGCAATGGTGGGATGCCATGAGCCATAGTGATGTGGTCAATCTTAATGAACTGTCGGATGACATACAGCCTATCGTGCGGGTGATTGATGATTGGGTGACCAACCGAAGTCTGGGGTTGATTTTTGAAGTCAAGGTAGGAGAGGGAAAACTGCTGATCAGCGGTGTGGATTTGAGAAATCAGCTTAGGCAGCGTCCTGAAGCAAGACAAATGCTCTCCAGCCTGATGGCCTATATGGAAAGCGATGCTTTTGCTCCTACAGTGACTCTTAGTACTGCACAACTGCTAAGCATACAGCAATAG